The following proteins are co-located in the Tetrapisispora phaffii CBS 4417 chromosome 4, complete genome genome:
- the TPHA0D03640 gene encoding uncharacterized protein (similar to Saccharomyces cerevisiae CLN1 (YMR199W) and CLN2 (YPL256C); ancestral locus Anc_6.293): MQESKLGLVVTAKQTYYPIELSNSELLAHYETIQEYHQDIASNIIEQSSKYKPDPKLIDQQPEMEPSATRSTIVSFLFELSVVTRVTDGIFFHAVRLYDRYCSKRIVLKDQAQLVVATCLWLSAKTWGGCNHIINNVCVPTGGRFYGPNPRARIPRLSELVHHCGGLHVFDESMFVQMERHILDTLNWDVCEPTINDYILNVDENCLIQYELYKRQLEYNKEWKAKRQSQSTQDSDSTINDLEAENNNEDSDEDGDLDSKIQLINLKRFLIDLSTWQYSLLKYELFELSNGIFSIIDKFTNHDQGPFLMSPPISASYQVQLLNIYINAIINAPESLIEVYRKQTGVMEFISRVKDYHLDLQKKLQLASSLDLSRKMSATIPNGNGTFFDRNASPSSIYSSQSYTPLRNTSALSENSLFSTTSVDQSSPITPQMYMFGQFKTDSDCASTISVNSISNLKNSNNSNANINRIKMDNDDDKENVDPYRQIKMKNSVNSKNNSTTTFCSPSKTKESLSNKPSIMSLTLINTTGMV; encoded by the coding sequence ATGCAAGAATCAAAATTAGGACTAGTCGTCACTGCAAAGCAAACTTACTATCCAATTGAGTTATCAAATTCAGAATTACTCGCTCATTACGAAACTATCCAAGAATATCATCAAGATATAGCTTCAAACATCATCGAACAATCATCAAAGTATAAGCCAGACCCAAAGTTGATAGACCAACAGCCAGAAATGGAACCTTCTGCAACTCGTTCTACCATCGTCTCTTTTCTATTCGAATTATCTGTAGTCACAAGAGTCACTGACGGTATCTTCTTCCATGCCGTTAGACTATATGATCGTTACTGTTCAAAGAGAATTGTCTTGAAAGATCAAGCTCAATTAGTCGTCGCTACTTGTTTATGGCTATCTGCGAAGACTTGGGGTGGTTGCAATCACATCATCAACAACGTCTGTGTACCAACTGGTGGTAGATTTTATGGTCCAAACCCAAGAGCAAGAATTCCACGTCTATCAGAATTGGTTCACCATTGCGGTGGATTACATGTCTTCGATGAATCGATGTTTGTTCAAATGGAAAGACATATTCTAGATACTTTAAACTGGGATGTTTGTGAACCAACTATCaatgattatattttaaacgTCGATgaaaattgtttaatacaatatgaattatataaaagacAATTAGAATACAATAAAGAATGGAAGGCCAAACGTCAATCACAATCAACACAAGATAGTGACTCAACAATAAATGATCTAGAAgctgaaaataataatgaagacTCAGATGAAGATGGAGATCTAGATTCAAAAATCCAACTGATAAACTTAAAGAGATTTTTGATCGATTTATCAACTTGGCAATATTCTCTTTTGAAATACGAGCTGTTCGAACTAAGTAATGGGATTTTCTCCATAATAGATAAATTTACCAATCATGATCAAGGTCCATTTTTAATGTCTCCTCCAATTTCAGCTTCATACCAAGTACAATTATTaaacatttatattaaCGCTATCATTAACGCTCCAGAATCTTTGATAGAAGTTTATAGAAAACAGACTGGTGTTATGGAATTTATTTCCCGTGTTAAAGATTATCATTTGGATCTACAAAAAAAGTTACAACTCGCTTCTTCTTTGGATTTATCAAGGAAAATGTCTGCCACAATTCCAAATGGAAATGGTACATTTTTCGATCGCAATGCTTCCCCATCATCTATTTATTCATCACAATCATATACTCCATTGAGAAACACTAGCGCATTATCAGAAAACTCGTTGTTCAGCACAACATCTGTAGATCAATCATCTCCTATTACTCCACAAATGTACATGTTTGGTCAATTCAAAACCGACAGTGATTGTGCTAGTACCATTAGTGTCAATAGTATTTCAAATCTGAAGAATTCTAACAACAGTAATGCAAATATTAATAGAATTAAAATggataatgatgatgataaagaaaatgttgATCCTTATagacaaataaaaatgaaaaacaGTGTGAATTCAAAGAATAATAGTACAACTACTTTCTGTTCTCCAAgcaaaacaaaagaaagCTTGAGCAATAAGCCATCAATAATGTCTCTAACCCTTATAAATACCACTGGAATGgtataa
- the ATG3 gene encoding Atg3p (similar to Saccharomyces cerevisiae ATG3 (YNR007C); ancestral locus Anc_6.297): protein MLRSTIRNWREYLTPVSHKSTFLNTGEITPEEFIQAGDYLCHMFPIWSWNEATKDISNRSFLPEDKQFLVVRKVPSSQRAQTFTSFKDDDKVADKSHIYYEEGLSNKEGEEGEEEEGWLVSDEVNNVVNVTRHSLEDKKDQNSRPTASNDIDAMMESMGLEDLTDDDDLIDNGMDRTNMRYYDLYITYSSSYKVPKMYLVGFSSNGSPLIANEMFEDITPDYRAKTATIEKLPFYKNSIASVSIHPCKHANVMRVLLEKVASVKQKKAEEDAKVEKKHDCGGESESNQDDWEDVQIDMSNTIRVDMYLVVFLKFITSVTPGIEHDYTMEGW, encoded by the coding sequence ATGTTAAGATCCACTATTAGAAATTGGAGAGAATATTTGACACCAGTTTCACATAAGTCGACTTTTTTAAATACTGGGGAGATTACCCCAGAAGAATTTATACAGGCTGGTGACTATTTATGCCATATGTTTCCAATTTGGAGTTGGAACGAGGCCACTAAAGATATTAGTAATAGAAGTTTTCTGCCTGAAGATAAACAATTTCTAGTTGTAAGGAAAGTTCCAAGCTCTCAAAGAGCACAGACTTTTACTAGCTTCAAGGACGATGATAAAGTTGCTGACAAGTCGCATATCTACTATGAAGAAGGACTATCAAACAAAGAGGGAGAAGAaggagaagaagaagaaggttGGTTAGTCAGTGATGAAGTTAATAATGTTGTTAATGTGACAAGACATAGTCTTGAAGATAAGAAAGATCAAAACAGTAGACCTACGGCGTCTAATGATATCGATGCTATGATGGAGAGTATGGGTTTAGAGGATTTAACGGACGATGACGATTTAATAGATAACGGCATGGATAGGACGAACATGAGGTATtatgatttatatataacCTATTCTTCCTCATACAAAGTACCGAAAATGTATTTAGTAGGTTTTAGTAGTAATGGGTCTCCTTTAATTGCGAATGAGATGTTTGAAGATATCACACCTGACTATAGAGCTAAAACAGCcactattgaaaaattaccattttataaaaacTCAATCGCTTCTGTTTCTATCCATCCCTGTAAGCATGCTAATGTGATGAGAGTTCTACTTGAGAAGGTCGCATCTGTAAAGCAAAAGAAAGCAGAAGAGGATGCTAAGGTAGAGAAAAAACATGATTGTGGTGGTGAATCAGAATCTAACCAAGATGACTGGGAAGATGTACAAATTGACATGAGCAACACTATTAGGGTTGATATGTATTTAGTGGTTTTCTTAAAGTTTATAACAAGCGTAACTCCAGGTATAGAACATGACTATACCATGGAGGGTTGGTAG
- the LRO1 gene encoding phospholipid:diacylglycerol acyltransferase (similar to Saccharomyces cerevisiae LRO1 (YNR008W); ancestral locus Anc_6.298), producing the protein MPIKLRRGSTSSIKNRSRSGSSNRNSATGVNYNSNSPKYKAMQKHYLEEFGDISDKGQIYGNDGDTYSHSSKNTGRNENKSNRKIPADNFGKHLRDSKRFIFTLGAFLGVLIAFYFGATHVHSTNKDLFTNMVNFEFLNDYIDDWKDVIPQGFQSFIADFPVNLDSEGSFQSNLSGDFAVGKQLKKELQLKAFHPVVMVPGVTSTGLENWGIEGDEECDSSPHFRKRLWGSFYMLRVMVLDKVCWLKHVMLDPETGLDPANFRLRAAQGFEASDFFVAGYWIWNKIIQNLGVIGYDPDKMTTAAYDWRLSYQDLERRDKYFSKLKQQIELTFELNASKSVLIGHSMGAQVVFYFLKWVEAEGPNYGNGGPGWVNKYIDSFINVSGTLLGAPKAVPALISGEMKDTIQLNAIAMYGLEKFFSRRERLNLLRTWGSIPSMFPKGGDLIWGNHTFSYEDLASKNSTSILTSSFGPFIKLEKSKNPSSKKNKTKKHMKTTNDKTEIVDLSMEDSINLVKNISPSWLQKRIDEQNDYGYANSCEELLQHEKDHKYWTNPLQVPLPNATDMKIYCIYGINNPTERAYIYKEGGDGDSLNMTIDYESANPVLFTDGDGTVPLMAHSLCHKWAQGKSPYNPANMSVTIIEIQHQPDRFDIRGGPKSAEHVDILGSSELNEYVLKIASGLGSTVANKLLSPLKEWVEMIDFPM; encoded by the coding sequence ATGCCTATAAAGTTAAGAAGAGGATCGACAAGTTCGATCAAGAACAGGAGTAGGAGTGGAAGTTCAAATAGAAATTCTGCCACTGGCGTCAACTATAATTCAAACTCCCCCAAATATAAAGCTATGCAGAAGCATTATCTAGAGGAGTTTGGCGATATATCAGATAAAGGACAAATCTACGGCAATGATGGTGATACTTACAGCCATTCAAGCAAAAATACTGGGAggaatgaaaataaaagtaataGGAAAATTCCAGCAGATAATTTCGGTAAACATTTGAGAGATTCcaaaagatttattttcaCCTTAGGTGCATTTTTAGGTGTCTTGATAGCATTTTATTTTGGTGCTACTCATGTGCATAGCACTAACAAAGATTTATTCACTAACATGGTAAactttgaatttttgaacGATTATATAGATGATTGGAAGGATGTTATACCACAGGGTTTCCAATCATTTATTGCGGATTTTCCAGTCAATTTAGACTCAGAAGGGTCTTTCCAGTCAAATTTGTCAGGTGATTTCGCTGTAGGCAAGcaattaaagaaagaattaCAGTTGAAGGCATTCCATCCCGTTGTTATGGTTCCTGGTGTAACATCAACTGGTTTGGAGAATTGGGGAATTGAAGGAGATGAAGAATGTGATAGCTCCCCTCACTTTAGGAAAAGGTTATGGGGTTCGTTCTATATGCTCCGTGTAATGGTTCTAGATAAAGTATGTTGGTTAAAACACGTAATGTTGGATCCTGAAACAGGGCTAGATCCAGCTAATTTTAGATTAAGAGCAGCACAGGGCTTCGAAGCTAGtgatttttttgttgcCGGGTATTGGATTTGgaacaaaattattcagAACTTAGGTGTCATAGGGTATGACCCAGATAAGATGACAACAGCAGCATATGATTGGAGATTATCATACCAGGATTTAGAAAGACgtgataaatatttttctaagCTAAAACAACAAATCGAACTTACTTTCGAATTAAATGCATCAAAATCTGTGCTTATCGGCCATTCCATGGGGGCACAGGtagtattttatttcttaaagTGGGTTGAAGCTGAAGGTCCTAATTATGGTAATGGAGGACCAGGTTGggttaataaatatattgactCATTTATCAATGTCTCTGGTACATTGTTAGGTGCCCCTAAAGCTGTGCCAGCACTAATAAGTGGAGAAATGAAAGATACTATTCAATTAAATGCTATCGCAATGTATGGTTTAGAGAAGTTTTTCAGCAGAAGAGAGAGATTGAATTTACTAAGAACCTGGGGAAGTATACCGTCCATGTTTCCAAAGGGCGGAGATCTGATCTGGGGTAATCATACATTTTCTTACGAAGATCTCGCATCTAAGAATTCGACTTCTATCCTTACATCATCTTTCGGCccatttattaaattagaGAAGAGTAAAAATCCTTCaagtaaaaaaaataaaacaaaaaagcATATGAAAACCACTAATGATAAAACTGAAATTGTGGACTTATCAATGGAAGATTCTATTAATTtagtgaaaaatatatctcCTTCTTGGTTACAGAAAAGAATTGATGAGCAAAACGATTATGGTTATGCTAATTCATGCGAAGAATTGCTACAACATGAAAAAGACCACAAATATTGGACAAATCCACTTCAGGTACCATTGCCAAATGCGACAGATATGAAAATCTATTGCATTTATGGTATTAATAACCCAACTGAAAGagcttatatatataaagaaggCGGAGATGGTGATTCACTAAACATGACGATTGATTATGAGAGCGCCAATCCTGTCTTATTTACTGATGGAGACGGTACTGTTCCTTTAATGGCGCATTCATTATGTCATAAATGGGCCCAAGGCAAGTCACCTTACAATCCAGCGAATATGTCAGTAACTATTATAGAAATTCAACATCAACCTGATAGATTCGATATCAGAGGTGGTCCAAAATCCGCAGAACATGTTGATATTTTGGGTTCTTCAGAATTGAACGAATACGTGTTAAAGATAGCCAGTGGTTTAGGTTCTACAGTGGCTAATAAACTTTTAAGTCCCCTTAAAGAATGGGTTGAGATGATCGACTTTCCAATGTAG
- the ERG2 gene encoding C-8 sterol isomerase ERG2 (similar to Saccharomyces cerevisiae ERG2 (YMR202W); ancestral locus Anc_6.300) has translation MKCISIIVLLGLLGYYMNTLYTTWLPTNYMFDPKTLNEICNGVISQYNTTDSKFDVKVMLKDIRNELASHYGEEYINKYVEEEWVFNNAGGAMGQMIILHASISEYLIIFGSAVGTEGHTGVHFADDYFTILHGEQLAALPNALEPEVYKAGQTHHLRKGFAKQYAMPSGSFALELAQGWIPCMLPFGFLDTFSSTLDVYTLYRTVYLTARDMGKNLIQNGKF, from the coding sequence ATGAAGTGTATTtctattattgttttattggGTTTATTGGGCTATTACATGAACACCCTTTACACCACTTGGTTACCAACCAACTACATGTTCGATCCAAAGACATTGAATGAAATATGTAATGGTGTCATATCTCAATATAACACCACTGATTCAAAATTCGATGTTAAAGTCATGTTAAAGGACATAAGAAATGAATTAGCTTCTCATTATGGTGAAGAATATATCAACAAGTACGTCGAAGAAGAATGGGTTTTCAACAATGCTGGTGGGGCAATGGGCCAAATGATCATCTTACATGCTTCTATCAGTGAATATCTAATCATCTTTGGTTCTGCCGTCGGAACAGAAGGTCACACTGGTGTCCATTTCGCTGACGATTACTTCACTATCCTTCACGGTGAACAACTTGCAGCTTTACCAAATGCTTTAGAGCCAGAAGTTTATAAAGCAGGCCAAACTCATCATTTAAGAAAAGGTTTCGCTAAACAATACGCCATGCCAAGTGGTTCATTCGCCTTAGAATTGGCTCAAGGTTGGATTCCATGCATGCTTCCATTCGGTTTCCTAGATACCTTCTCTAGCACATTGGATGTGTACACATTATACAGAACTGTCTACTTAACCGCTAGAGATATGGGTAAGAACTTGATTCAAAATGGTAAATTCTAA
- the TOM40 gene encoding TOM complex pore protein TOM40 (similar to Saccharomyces cerevisiae TOM40 (YMR203W); ancestral locus Anc_6.302) gives MSTPVNITDYTKIPTQAGVSPMTSDQTDESFWSSNPISSFFIDTYRNVHQHRESLSLSNPGSVEDLNKEVARDVFLNQYAFTGLRADLNKAFSLNPAFQTSHTFSIGSTNLPSYAFSALFANDDLFVQGNVDADFSLSGRLNYGWNKHNISKVNLQIAHGQPTMCQLEQDIKGSDFSINFKTLNPTFQLLNASEIFTGVAVGSLLQNVTPNLALGLEVLYSRSQSGTPADSGVSYLTRYVSTNKNWIFSGQLQANGAAIASFWRKVSPNVEAGIETTLQAGMIPITDPVVGTPVGIQPTIEGSTTVGAKYEYRQSVYRGTIDSNGKIACFLEKKILPTLSILFSGEIDHFKQESKLGCGLQFETAGNQELLMMQQGLDADGNPLQAPPQ, from the coding sequence ATGAGCACTCCTGTAAACATTACCGATTACACCAAGATCCCAACACAGGCTGGCGTTTCTCCAATGACTTCCGATCAAACTGATGAGTCTTTTTGGTCTTCAAATCCGATCTCCAGTTTTTTCATCGATACTTACAGAAACGTACATCAACATAGAGAATCTTTATCGTTGTCGAATCCTGGTAGTGTCGAGGATCTAAATAAAGAAGTGGCCAGAGACGTCTTTTTGAATCAATACGCTTTCACTGGGTTAAGAGCTGATTTGAATAAAGCTTTTTCTTTGAACCCTGCTTTCCAAACTTCTCATACTTTTTCTATTGGGTCAACCAATTTACCTAGTTATGCGTTCTCTGCTTTGTTTGCCAACGACGATTTGTTTGTGCAAGGTAATGTCGATGCTGATTTCTCCTTATCAGGTAGATTGAATTATGGTTGGAATAAACATAATATCTCAAAAGTGAATTTGCAAATCGCACATGGTCAACCTACTATGTGTCAGTTGGAACAAGATATTAAAGGTTCTGATTTctcaattaatttcaaGACTTTGAACCCAACTTTCCAACTTTTGAATGCTAGTGAAATTTTCACCGGTGTTGCTGTCGGTTCTCTATTACAAAACGTCACTCCAAATTTAGCATTAGGTTTAGAAGTTCTATACTCAAGATCTCAATCTGGTACCCCTGCTGATTCAGGCGTTTCATATTTAACCCGTTACGTCTCCACCAACAAAAATTGGATTTTTTCGGGTCAATTACAAGCTAATGGTGCTGCCATCGCCTCATTTTGGAGAAAAGTCTCTCCAAATGTCGAAGCTGGTATCGAAACAACTTTACAAGCTGGTATGATTCCAATCACTGACCCTGTAGTGGGTACCCCTGTCGGTATTCAACCAACTATCGAAGGTTCTACTACCGTTGGTGCAAAATATGAATACAGACAATCTGTCTATCGTGGTACTATCGACTCAAATGGTAAAATTGCTTGTTTCCTagagaagaaaattttacCAACCTTATCAATCTTATTCTCTGGTGAAATTGATCACTTCAAACAAGAAAGTAAATTAGGTTGTGGTTTGCAATTCGAAACAGCTGGTAACCAAGAACTATTAATGATGCAACAAGGTTTAGATGCTGATGGTAATCCATTACAGGCCCCACCTCAATAA
- the GLO1 gene encoding lactoylglutathione lyase GLO1 (similar to Saccharomyces cerevisiae GLO1 (YML004C); ancestral locus Anc_6.305), which translates to MSLYTTKIESAQNDPSLLMNHTCYRIKDPVRSIEFYEKKLNMKLYMKKDFPDMKFSLYFLKFPGEVEASVSGDNIFGYSGVLELTHNWGTEDDPDYKVNNGNVEPHRGFGHTCISVYDIEKYCSELEAKNVVFKKKLEEGRQHNIAFILDPDGYWIELLAYQSPQNLGPKLNHTMYRIKDPKQSVDFYTNVLGMKLIRTFDVPTAKFTNYFFSYKETEGEGWRTTEGVVELCHNYGTEDDPDFHYHTGNAEPQGYGHICVVMDKPEVFCQEIENKYGDAIQWAPKFNQGKMKNIAFLKDPDGYSIEVVLRNIKL; encoded by the coding sequence atgaGTTTGTACACAACCAAAATCGAATCTGCCCAAAATGACCCTTCATTGTTGATGAACCACACCTGCTACAGAATTAAGGACCCTGTCAGAAGTATTGAGTTTTATGAGAAGAAGTTGAACATGAAGTTGTATATGAAGAAGGATTTCCCAGACATGAAATTCAGTTTGTACTTTTTGAAATTCCCAGGAGAAGTAGAAGCTTCTGTCTCTGGCGATAACATATTTGGCTATAGTGGTGTTTTAGAATTGACCCACAACTGGGGTACTGAAGATGATCCAGACTACAAAGTCAACAACGGCAATGTTGAACCACATCGTGGTTTTGGCCACACATGTATCTCTGTTTACGATATCGAGAAATACTGTTCTGAGTTAGAAGCCAAGAACGTTGTTTTTAAGAAGAAACTAGAAGAAGGTAGACAGCACAATATTGCCTTCATTTTAGACCCTGATGGATACTGGATTGAACTTCTAGCATACCAAAGTCCACAAAATCTTGGTCCAAAGTTGAACCATACCATGTACCGCATCAAAGACCCAAAGCAATCTGTTGATTTTTACACTAACGTTTTAGGTATGAAATTAATTAGAACTTTCGACGTTCCAACTGCTAAGTTTACAAATTACTTCTTCAGTTACAAGGAAACTGAAGGAGAGGGATGGAGAACCACCGAAGGTGTTGTCGAATTATGTCACAACTATGGAACTGAAGATGATCCAGACTTCCATTATCACACTGGCAACGCTGAACCACAAGGCTATGGTCATATTTGTGTAGTGATGGATAAGCCAGAAGTTTTCTGtcaagaaattgaaaacaaatatGGTGATGCGATCCAATGGGCTCCAAAGTTCAATCAAGGTAAAATGAAGAACATTGCTTTCCTAAAGGATCCAGACGGGTACTCCATTGAAGTCGTTTTAAGaaacattaaattataa
- the PRP2 gene encoding DEAH-box RNA-dependent ATPase PRP2 (similar to Saccharomyces cerevisiae PRP2 (YNR011C); ancestral locus Anc_6.306), whose amino-acid sequence MGNETKIWEGVGKRRVKARYESVEDDSVDGDAEVSRDALSEEKTEKQDQGLERHQYASDHHGADAIRSKVNENMDELRVLARHEYLGRREKEKFVLLIRELEILEDDIKKYGWDNLSERERSEIILKRELVQLINSKRSIEDTNYYTLAHDDADNSSSPTDKKRKTLYGNEYDGSKRQRNPGEIWEDNQIRNAVKTDAGHQIDNIQVKGSEKYDYVFDEEAMIDFTSDQEDMLDDENDEDTSSGEEDAELENLREKLNMEENRIVAIQESRKLLPVYKYRQSLLDAIKENQVLIVVGETGSGKTTQLPQYLIEENYTQNGKFQIAVTQPRRVAATSVASRVADEMNAVLGQEVGYTIRFDDKTTPNKTLLKYMTDGMLLREFLNDPMLSRYSCIMIDEAHERTLATDILLGLLKNILLHRTDLKLIISSATMNSTKFSNFFNKCPIFNVPGRRYPVDIHYTVQPEANYMNAAITTIFQIHTTQALPGDILVFLTGQEEIENVRENLEAIIAKLGSSIPQMLITPIYANLPQEQQDRIFQKTPNGCRKVVLATNIAETSLTIDGIKYVIDPGYVKENAYVPSTGMSQLLTVPCSKASVDQRAGRAGRVGPGKCFRLFTKWSYYNELEMMPKPEILRTNISNIVLLLLSLGVSDLIGFPLLDKPSIQSLSKALETLYILGALNSNGSITRLGRIMCEFPCEPEFAKVIYTSATNETTKGVLEECVTIVAMLQEVSSMFIGSSKEAMNRVVGDSNSDHLLYLKIYDQWSESDYSKFWCKDHKVQYKTLCRVRNIREQLWKCSERLGLVALNIKARQEIPDITNMNITSKISKCFITGFPMNIAKLGTTGYRTIGKGKANNGLEVLIHPSSVVYQKSHMEEGRKPTKHILFQQLMLTTKEYARVILPIANESWLNEMVPQLYKKLER is encoded by the coding sequence ATGGGAAATGAGACCAAGATTTGGGAAGGAGTGGGGAAGAGGAGAGTGAAAGCTAGATACGAATCTGTGGAAGATGATAGTGTGGATGGGGATGCAGAAGTCTCGAGAGATGCTTTGTCGGAAgaaaaaacagaaaaacAAGATCAGGGGTTGGAAAGACACCAGTATGCTTCTGATCATCACGGTGCAGATGCTATTAGAAGCAAggttaatgaaaatatggATGAATTGAGGGTACTGGCAAGACATGAGTATCTTGGAAGAagagagaaagagaaattCGTATTGCTGATAAGAGAGCTTGAGATTTTAGAAGATGacataaaaaaatatggatGGGACAATCTATCAGAAAGGGAAAGGTCGGAGATTATATTGAAGAGAGAGTTAGTTCAGCTGATCAATAGCAAACGATCCATAGAGGATACTAATTATTACACATTGGCACATGATGATGCTGATAACAGCAGTTCTCCAACTGATAAAAAAAGGAAAACCCTATATGGCAACGAATACGATGGTTCCAAACGACAACGTAACCCAGGTGAAATATGGGAAGACAATCAGATACGGAATGCAGTGAAGACAGATGCTGGTCATCAAATAGACAACATTCAGGTTAAAGGTTCGGAAAAGTATGACTATGTCTTTGATGAAGAAGCAATGATAGATTTCACTAGTGATCAAGAAGATATGttagatgatgaaaatgatgagGATACTTCAAGTGGAGAAGAAGATGCagaattggaaaatttaagggaaaaattgaatatggAAGAAAATAGGATAGTCGCCATCCAAGAGTCAAGGAAATTGCTGCCAGTTTATAAATACAGGCAAAGCCTGCTAGATGctattaaagaaaatcaaGTTTTAATTGTAGTTGGTGAAACTGGTTCTGGTAAAACAACACAATTGCCtcaatatttgatagaagaaaattataCTCAAAATGGGAAGTTCCAAATTGCAGTCACTCAGCCAAGAAGAGTAGCAGCTACTTCTGTCGCTTCAAGAGTAGCTGACGAAATGAATGCTGTTCTTGGGCAAGAGGTAGGATATACTATTCGTTTTGACGATAAAACAACACCTAATAAAACCTTATTAAAGTACATGACAGATGGTATGTTATTGAGAGAGTTTTTGAACGACCCGATGTTATCCAGGTACTCCTGTATCATGATTGATGAAGCTCACGAACGTACATTAGCAACGGATATCCTGTTAGGTCttctaaaaaatattttgttacaTAGAACAGATTTGAAACTGATTATATCATCTGCTACAATGAACTCAACAAAATTctcaaattttttcaataaatgcCCTATATTCAATGTCCCTGGTAGACGTTATCCAGTTGATATACATTATACAGTTCAGCCTGAGGCTAATTATATGAATGCCGCTATTACAACCATATTCCAAATTCATACAACACAAGCTCTACCAGGTGATATATTGGTGTTTCTAACAGgtcaagaagaaattgaaaatgtaaGAGAAAATTTAGAGGCGATAATAGCTAAATTAGGTTCAAGCATACCCCAGATGCTTATCACGCCTATATATGCTAATTTGCCTCAAGAACAACAGGATAGAATATTCCAAAAGACTCCAAATGGATGTCGTAAAGTCGTTCTTGCAACGAATATTGCCGAAACTTCATTAACAATCGACGGTATAAAGTACGTGATTGATCCTGGTTATGTAAAAGAAAACGCATATGTTCCATCTACTGGGATGTCACAATTACTCACTGTACCTTGCTCTAAAGCATCTGTTGATCAAAGAGCTGGTAGAGCTGGTCGTGTAGGCCCAGGTAAATGTTTTAGATTGTTTACCAAATGGTCATATTATAATGAACTAGAAATGATGCCAAAGCCGGAAATTTTAAGGActaatatatcaaatattgtattattattattatcactAGGTGTCAGCGATTTGATTGGATTTCCTTTACTGGACAAACCAAGTATCCAGTCATTATCGAAAGCATTGGAgacattatatatattaggAGCTTTGAACAGTAACGGTTCTATAACGAGGCTTGGAAGAATAATGTGTGAATTTCCATGTGAACCAGAATTTGCAAAGGTTATTTACACATCCGCCACTAATGAAACCACAAAAGGTGTTTTGGAAGAATGTGTAACTATTGTCGCAATGCTTCAAGAAGTTTCATCCATGTTTATTGGTTCGTCAAAGGAAGCTATGAATCGAGTTGTTGGTGATTCTAATAGTGATCATTTGCTTTATCTTAAAATCTATGATCAATGGAGCGAGTCTGATTATTCTAAATTCTGGTGCAAAGATCATAAAGTCCAGTACAAGACGTTATGTAGAGTAAGAAACATTAGAGAGCAATTGTGGAAATGTAGTGAGAGGCTAGGTTTAGTTGcgttaaatataaaagcCCGTCAGGAAATTCCTGATATAacaaatatgaatataacTTCTAAAATTTCTAAGTGCTTTATAACTGGATTTCCCATGAATATTGCCAAGTTGGGTACCACCGGATATAGAACAATTGGCAAAGGGAAAGCTAATAATGGACTCGAAGTTCTAATACACCCGTCTAGTGTTGTCTACCAAAAATCCCATATGGAAGAAGGCCGAAAACCGACGAAACATATATTGTTCCAGCAATTGATGTTGACTACAAAGGAATATGCTCGAGTGATACTCCCAATTGCAAATGAATCGTGGCTAAATGAAATGGTTCCACAGTTGtataaaaaattggaaagGTAA